A single window of Achromobacter xylosoxidans DNA harbors:
- the hisC gene encoding histidinol-phosphate transaminase, with protein MGEYECSDAVQSLVRPEVLGLPAYDPGADPDAVGRQYGLERVIKLSNNENPYGMSPFAAQALGRRLALGLGRYPDPAGKDLCSVLADRHGTRCDHVILGNGSENILELLCQAFIRPGERVVTQAPCFGLHEIFPLMMGGQVTKVPVTGSFACDLPAWRQTLDQPAKMVLISNPSNPVGSAFTWAELEAIVHATPLDCLLVIDEAYFEYAIGDPSYPDALRLLNTLQRPWIVLRTFSKAHGLASLRVGYGVASHAGLIDALHRVRTPYNVNQLAQEAAIAALEDVQHLVTSVALVRGERARLSEALAQAGLRVAPSLTNFLFIDTGMDAAQVVQRLLREGVIVKAWRESGYRTFIRASLSLPADNDMFLKALLGSLCQP; from the coding sequence ATGGGTGAGTACGAATGTTCAGATGCCGTGCAATCACTGGTGCGTCCGGAAGTCCTGGGTCTGCCTGCCTACGATCCTGGAGCAGACCCCGATGCGGTGGGCAGGCAGTACGGCCTGGAGCGAGTGATCAAGCTGTCCAACAACGAGAACCCCTACGGAATGTCTCCCTTCGCCGCGCAGGCCTTGGGGCGACGCCTGGCGCTGGGGCTCGGGCGCTATCCTGATCCGGCGGGGAAGGACTTGTGCAGTGTCCTGGCCGATCGCCACGGCACGCGCTGCGACCATGTCATCCTCGGCAATGGTTCCGAGAACATCCTGGAATTGCTGTGCCAGGCGTTCATTAGGCCGGGCGAGCGCGTCGTGACGCAAGCGCCATGTTTCGGCCTGCACGAGATCTTCCCGCTGATGATGGGAGGCCAGGTCACCAAGGTGCCGGTGACCGGCTCGTTCGCCTGCGACCTCCCGGCCTGGCGCCAGACACTGGACCAGCCGGCCAAGATGGTTCTCATCAGCAACCCCTCCAATCCCGTGGGGTCGGCCTTTACCTGGGCCGAACTGGAAGCGATCGTCCACGCGACACCTCTCGATTGCCTGCTGGTCATCGACGAGGCTTACTTCGAGTACGCCATCGGCGATCCGTCTTATCCGGACGCCTTGCGGCTGCTGAATACCCTGCAGCGTCCGTGGATCGTGCTGCGCACCTTCTCGAAGGCCCACGGCCTGGCCAGCCTGCGCGTGGGTTATGGCGTTGCCTCCCATGCCGGCCTGATCGACGCCCTGCATCGCGTGCGCACGCCGTACAACGTCAATCAGCTGGCCCAGGAGGCCGCCATCGCGGCACTTGAAGACGTCCAGCATCTGGTAACGAGTGTGGCGCTGGTGCGCGGCGAACGGGCGCGGCTCAGCGAGGCGCTGGCCCAGGCGGGGCTCCGGGTCGCGCCATCGCTCACCAATTTCCTGTTCATCGATACCGGCATGGATGCGGCGCAGGTGGTCCAGCGCCTGCTGCGAGAAGGAGTCATCGTCAAGGCCTGGCGCGAGTCCGGCTACCGGACTTTCATCCGAGCCTCGCTGTCATTGCCGGCCGATAACGACATGTTCCTGAAAGCGTTGCTTGGCTCGCTCTGCCAGCCCTAG
- a CDS encoding integrating conjugative element protein: MRPDGSTHFRLTDRSWRTVAVAGTLALASGWAWSQSGFQTSGGVIGDEVMYSIGGGNAVSMSGAAGMRSIGVGVGWNSNLICGDMSISTTIQNQLNGLTNGFQNIMSSVIQSATSAVASLPALIIQCADPGLYNLLTNGVLQARLDFDRSKLTCRAMAERMADAAGGQLGWNQLSEGMALRQAVSSTDAVSAIEQAEADRGNAGVPWVGSSNAGGAGQPSIKVVSDVTRAGYNLVNGRGVSGTSSIDPASCQSLSCQTWSSPQQAIDWATRVLGEQEQRTCDACTKTETVPGVGLTPLIQKEYDTKLQVLQELVSGARNTTFENLREAGSTSLPITRGVIEVLRDEPDQNILAQRLASEVALASVLEKALLLQRTLLTGRKEPNVAANQLAVEAVNHESDTLDHEIRNLKTELELRRELASNSPMAIIQRHGTRAAGSRGIYEGDPVPDRLDQLQKGSPGGQP; encoded by the coding sequence ATGCGTCCCGACGGCTCTACCCATTTCAGGCTCACGGATCGTTCCTGGCGTACCGTTGCCGTGGCTGGCACGCTTGCGCTAGCCAGTGGCTGGGCATGGTCCCAGAGCGGTTTCCAGACCAGCGGCGGTGTGATTGGCGACGAGGTCATGTACTCGATCGGCGGCGGCAACGCGGTCTCGATGAGCGGTGCCGCCGGCATGCGCTCGATTGGCGTTGGAGTCGGCTGGAACAGCAACCTGATCTGTGGCGACATGTCGATTTCCACCACGATCCAGAACCAGCTCAACGGGCTGACGAACGGGTTCCAGAACATCATGTCGTCGGTCATCCAAAGCGCGACGAGTGCGGTTGCATCGCTGCCCGCGCTGATCATCCAGTGCGCCGACCCCGGTTTGTATAACCTGCTTACGAACGGGGTGTTGCAGGCCCGGCTCGATTTCGATCGTTCGAAGCTCACTTGCCGTGCAATGGCTGAGAGGATGGCGGACGCGGCCGGCGGCCAGCTTGGCTGGAATCAGCTCTCCGAAGGCATGGCTTTGCGCCAAGCCGTGTCGAGCACCGACGCGGTGTCGGCCATCGAGCAAGCCGAAGCGGACCGCGGCAATGCCGGGGTGCCCTGGGTCGGCAGCAGTAATGCTGGCGGTGCCGGCCAACCATCAATCAAGGTGGTCAGTGACGTCACCCGTGCGGGTTACAACCTTGTCAACGGCCGCGGCGTATCCGGCACCTCTTCGATCGACCCGGCAAGCTGCCAAAGCCTGTCCTGCCAGACCTGGTCATCACCGCAGCAGGCCATCGACTGGGCCACCCGCGTGCTGGGCGAACAGGAACAGCGTACCTGCGACGCCTGCACGAAGACCGAGACGGTCCCGGGTGTGGGGCTCACGCCACTGATCCAGAAAGAATACGACACCAAGCTGCAAGTGCTGCAGGAGTTGGTCAGCGGCGCGCGCAACACGACCTTCGAGAATCTGCGCGAAGCCGGCAGTACCTCGCTGCCGATCACGCGCGGCGTCATCGAAGTGCTGCGCGACGAGCCTGATCAGAACATCCTGGCACAGCGCCTGGCCTCGGAGGTGGCGCTGGCCTCGGTGCTGGAAAAGGCACTGCTGCTTCAGCGGACCTTGCTGACAGGGCGCAAGGAGCCGAACGTGGCGGCCAATCAACTGGCCGTCGAGGCCGTGAATCACGAAAGCGATACGCTCGATCATGAGATCCGCAATTTGAAGACGGAATTAGAGTTGCGCCGCGAGTTGGCCAGCAATTCACCGATGGCCATCATCCAGCGCCATGGCACACGGGCGGCGGGCTCGCGCGGCATCTATGAGGGCGATCCGGTGCCTGACCGCCTTGATCAGTTGCAGAAGGGCAGTCCAGGAGGTCAGCCATGA
- a CDS encoding MATE family efflux transporter codes for MVTPGHPQAQPTPWWRTEARAIILLAIPLILTNFAHVALTTIDIVVLGTLGARELAAGGLAIVLFNQLRTMGTGLVTGVSNLVAQAHAQQNPARVQELLVAGLFWATVSGLLFIAVLLLLERPLVWIGQEPEVAAMTFQYLMLAAPGLLPCLWFQTLRHFTTGLKYPGPLLAITLISIVLTAGLNYTVVYGKFGVPAFGFPGVALTTSLVFLLSFLMFLGVVIKNRTLAPYFVASGLRWSGEAVRAVWKLGLPISGTYASEAGFFSVLTLLIGTLGIEALAAQTVLNQIIYIVFMISAGISHAASIHISEACGVANYGRARRLGFLGLGLGVVAMLVVAVPYALIPDAIVSLFISADQRTNATALALAATGLLVAIVLQIFDASQNIGNGILRGTGDTVGPLRISLVGYWLVGLPCAYLLGVTAAYGVYGVWVGQTIGLAATAALLIVSFRKRIARLSRQAGTAATAGARTV; via the coding sequence ATGGTGACGCCCGGCCACCCCCAGGCACAGCCAACACCGTGGTGGCGCACGGAAGCGCGCGCCATCATCCTGCTGGCGATACCGCTGATCCTCACCAACTTCGCCCATGTAGCACTGACCACGATCGACATCGTGGTTCTCGGCACCCTCGGTGCGCGGGAGCTCGCAGCCGGCGGCTTGGCCATCGTGCTCTTCAACCAGCTGCGCACAATGGGCACAGGCCTGGTGACTGGCGTCAGCAATCTCGTGGCACAGGCGCATGCGCAGCAGAATCCGGCGCGTGTGCAGGAACTGCTGGTCGCGGGTCTGTTCTGGGCGACCGTCTCAGGGCTGCTGTTCATTGCTGTGTTGCTGCTGCTGGAACGTCCCCTGGTATGGATCGGCCAAGAACCCGAGGTCGCTGCCATGACGTTCCAGTACCTCATGCTGGCTGCCCCAGGATTGCTTCCGTGCCTGTGGTTCCAGACCCTGCGGCATTTCACGACGGGACTCAAATATCCCGGCCCGCTGCTGGCGATCACGCTGATTTCCATCGTGCTGACGGCCGGCCTGAACTACACCGTGGTCTATGGCAAGTTCGGGGTACCCGCTTTTGGCTTCCCTGGCGTCGCTTTGACGACTTCGCTGGTTTTCCTGCTGTCGTTTCTAATGTTCCTCGGTGTCGTCATCAAGAATCGGACGCTGGCACCGTACTTCGTGGCGTCGGGCCTGCGCTGGTCTGGCGAGGCGGTGCGCGCGGTCTGGAAGCTGGGCCTGCCCATTTCTGGAACCTACGCGTCCGAAGCCGGCTTCTTCAGTGTCCTGACGCTGCTCATCGGGACGCTGGGCATCGAAGCCCTGGCAGCACAGACGGTGCTCAACCAGATCATCTACATCGTGTTCATGATTTCGGCGGGTATTTCGCACGCGGCGTCCATCCACATCAGCGAAGCATGCGGCGTGGCCAACTATGGCAGGGCGCGCCGGCTGGGCTTTCTCGGCCTGGGCCTGGGGGTGGTGGCGATGCTGGTCGTGGCGGTGCCCTATGCACTGATCCCGGATGCGATCGTGTCATTGTTCATCTCGGCCGATCAGCGCACCAATGCAACGGCTCTGGCGCTGGCCGCCACGGGCCTGCTCGTCGCCATCGTGCTGCAGATCTTCGATGCCAGCCAGAACATCGGCAACGGCATTCTGCGCGGCACAGGCGACACCGTCGGTCCTTTGCGCATTTCCCTGGTGGGTTACTGGCTGGTGGGCTTGCCCTGCGCTTACCTGCTGGGCGTGACTGCGGCATACGGCGTCTACGGCGTGTGGGTGGGCCAGACGATCGGCCTGGCAGCTACTGCCGCCTTGTTGATCGTGTCCTTTCGCAAACGCATAGCGCGCTTGTCCAGACAGGCCGGCACCGCGGCTACCGCCGGAGCCCGCACCGTGTAA
- a CDS encoding PepSY-associated TM helix domain-containing protein, translating into MFKHVRGACLRLHRWFGLAGAAFLVLVGLTGSVLAFYEELDAWVNPQFLAPARPDQAPLDLAALAARAQRLAPEAQVVEATWRNQGRQAEIRVRPWPDGMPPDLAFDSILLDPWTGEELGRRTWGDIRQGRVNLLPFIYRLHYELAVGQPGLMLLGLVALGWTLDCFIGLLLTLPMPAPRTSPHKHAKGFWSRWAPAWQIRHPASGTRRLFDLHRAFSLWCWAVLLVFAWSSVSFNLPSVYEPVMRALSGYQAPAAVAISHMETNTGLSAPASWPQALARARALMAEQATRQGFAVDREVMLRFLPDDAIWLYRTRSERDVLERRGATDLYFNAVTGDLVKLRLPTGSQAGETVTHWLYALHVADVWGWPWRFAVAALGIIVVMLSVTGCIIWMRKRGARRGRPGHGVKQE; encoded by the coding sequence ATGTTCAAACACGTTCGAGGGGCATGCCTGCGACTGCACCGATGGTTCGGCCTGGCCGGCGCGGCCTTCCTGGTACTGGTCGGCCTGACCGGCAGCGTGCTGGCTTTCTATGAGGAACTGGATGCCTGGGTGAATCCGCAGTTCCTGGCACCGGCCAGGCCGGATCAGGCGCCCCTGGATCTGGCGGCGCTGGCCGCGCGTGCGCAACGCCTCGCGCCGGAGGCGCAGGTGGTGGAAGCGACCTGGCGCAACCAGGGCCGCCAGGCGGAAATCCGCGTGCGCCCCTGGCCTGACGGCATGCCGCCCGATCTCGCCTTCGACAGCATCCTGCTCGATCCCTGGACTGGCGAGGAATTGGGGAGGCGCACCTGGGGCGACATACGGCAAGGAAGGGTCAATCTGCTGCCGTTCATCTACCGGCTGCACTATGAACTGGCCGTGGGACAGCCCGGTTTGATGCTGCTTGGCCTGGTGGCGCTGGGTTGGACGCTGGATTGCTTCATCGGCCTGCTGCTGACCCTGCCCATGCCCGCACCACGCACAAGTCCCCACAAGCATGCCAAAGGCTTTTGGTCACGGTGGGCGCCCGCATGGCAGATCAGGCATCCGGCCTCCGGCACACGGCGGCTGTTCGATCTGCACCGGGCTTTCAGCCTGTGGTGCTGGGCAGTGCTGCTGGTGTTTGCCTGGTCCAGCGTGTCGTTCAACCTGCCGTCGGTCTATGAGCCGGTGATGCGCGCGCTGAGCGGTTACCAGGCTCCCGCAGCGGTGGCCATATCTCACATGGAAACCAACACGGGCCTGAGTGCCCCCGCGTCATGGCCGCAGGCACTGGCCCGGGCGCGTGCTCTGATGGCCGAACAGGCCACACGGCAAGGTTTCGCCGTTGACAGGGAGGTCATGCTGCGCTTCCTTCCGGATGACGCGATATGGCTGTATCGCACCCGCTCCGAGCGCGACGTGTTGGAGCGCCGTGGCGCGACCGATTTGTACTTCAATGCGGTCACCGGAGATTTGGTCAAGCTTCGATTGCCAACCGGGAGCCAGGCAGGCGAGACGGTCACGCACTGGCTCTATGCCCTGCATGTGGCAGACGTCTGGGGATGGCCATGGAGGTTTGCCGTCGCGGCACTGGGCATCATTGTGGTAATGCTGTCGGTGACGGGGTGCATCATCTGGATGCGCAAGCGTGGTGCCAGACGCGGGCGCCCAGGTCATGGGGTCAAACAGGAGTGA
- a CDS encoding TIGR03756 family integrating conjugative element protein, translating to MKRLRRRRIGLAAILLVTATSSFALNTATIVASALSPDCLEYRVTGICYWLYCTWGGCTVRTPIKVRHYVPDAVVSSYSNISENPWIEVRAMSLPNPTAQAGGDGTTNEGHENNLAKFKNADAIGHLAAEVFAQFAAGFGYSCEGAGTAFMPYLLSTLDTVGWRYNVPEAVYPESLIPGMREIGARSTLNLWGNVYPRGGFLHQADDHKAGAVVSQRAGDIVTRRGQLHVYQPLLASSRPGYWPAGALVESDASTGKWQELTPRLSSSCAVFPHNGVLTQAQRGDYAWTLWRPYNCCQRRGQTFLCSVDFN from the coding sequence ATGAAACGCCTCCGCCGTCGGCGCATCGGTCTCGCCGCCATTCTGTTGGTCACCGCGACATCGTCGTTCGCCCTCAACACCGCCACCATCGTCGCGTCCGCGCTGTCGCCTGACTGCCTGGAGTATCGGGTGACGGGGATCTGCTACTGGCTGTACTGCACCTGGGGCGGCTGCACCGTGCGCACGCCGATCAAGGTGCGGCACTACGTGCCCGATGCGGTCGTGTCCTCGTACAGCAACATCAGCGAGAACCCGTGGATCGAGGTGCGCGCGATGAGCCTGCCCAATCCCACCGCGCAGGCCGGTGGAGATGGCACCACTAACGAGGGCCACGAGAACAACCTGGCGAAGTTCAAGAATGCCGACGCCATCGGCCACCTCGCCGCCGAGGTGTTCGCCCAGTTCGCCGCGGGCTTCGGCTATAGCTGCGAGGGGGCAGGCACCGCCTTCATGCCGTATCTGCTGAGCACCCTGGACACGGTGGGCTGGCGCTACAACGTACCCGAAGCGGTATACCCGGAGTCGTTGATCCCGGGCATGCGCGAAATCGGCGCGCGCAGCACCTTGAACCTGTGGGGCAACGTGTATCCCAGGGGTGGATTTCTGCACCAAGCCGATGACCACAAGGCCGGAGCCGTGGTCTCCCAGCGTGCTGGTGACATCGTCACACGGCGCGGCCAACTGCACGTCTATCAGCCGCTGCTGGCCAGTTCGCGACCGGGATATTGGCCGGCTGGGGCGTTGGTGGAGAGCGATGCGTCCACTGGCAAGTGGCAAGAGCTGACGCCGCGACTGTCGTCCTCGTGCGCGGTATTTCCGCATAACGGTGTCCTGACTCAAGCCCAGCGAGGCGACTACGCCTGGACTTTGTGGCGCCCGTACAACTGCTGCCAGCGCCGTGGGCAGACCTTCCTGTGCAGCGTGGATTTCAACTGA
- a CDS encoding TonB-dependent receptor — protein sequence MSNQIPARGILACAVATAFSHPLFAQTTPGNDEAIVELETVTITAPLNRALEVNAGAFGAKDPLDIPLSIQSYSAQTISESSARTVQDVLDYDPSVTGASYGGSFDNFRIRGFVMDNFNTVRRDGLSLAPHHDMPLELFERVDVLKGPSGFLYGFNSPGGTVNYLTKRPTREPFTQLSLQGSSLQGRYAAIDTSHSAFDGKLGWRFNAGYEKNGDFDHAYDLERKFIGLSADLRISDRALLQLSADYSSKTNLADPLLRADQSGRADPLDPSSYVLPPRVDQRAALAPSWFRHKTEGQNIDAKFEYTLSPRWTSVTQANFSRVKRDGGFNDLFDIQLNGDIGYADYYVSRGEVFSTWSLQSYLAGQFLAGDMLHDVFFGASHKQFRDRSPYWDFVKSGGALTPGDVSVGNILNPVQPPRWDFGPENDVEFHTTVKESSVFASDLITLNDQFQVLLGGRYIQYRARQLSADALPQDKNVFVPTGALIYRPAESVMTYLSYTRGFEKGEYAPFYVHNANQPSDAIASEQVEIGLKADINAWLNLGIAAFNIERDANYVNLDNYFVSGGKYRHRGIEATGTAKLDQQWTLLGNLAYLDTELRGVTDTSVLGKRSEGVPRWKGTLGVRYAFADVPGLSVDSTLSYTGSRPVDAQNSGFIPGYTLWDAGVSYETRLGGVPTTLRLHGKNLTNKYYYASALYQGGLLVGRGREVFLSAQVRF from the coding sequence ATGTCGAACCAAATACCGGCCAGAGGCATTCTGGCCTGCGCGGTTGCCACCGCCTTCAGCCATCCCTTATTCGCCCAGACGACACCAGGCAATGACGAAGCCATCGTCGAGTTGGAGACCGTGACGATCACGGCTCCGCTCAACCGGGCGCTGGAAGTCAATGCCGGCGCATTCGGCGCCAAGGATCCGCTGGATATCCCGCTGTCCATCCAGAGCTACTCGGCCCAAACCATTTCGGAGTCGTCGGCTCGTACGGTTCAGGATGTGCTCGACTACGACCCCTCCGTCACCGGCGCGTCCTATGGCGGCAGCTTCGACAACTTCCGCATCCGCGGCTTTGTCATGGACAACTTCAACACCGTGCGGCGCGACGGCCTGTCGCTGGCGCCGCACCATGATATGCCGCTGGAGCTGTTCGAACGCGTCGATGTGCTGAAGGGGCCATCCGGTTTCCTCTATGGCTTCAACTCGCCCGGGGGCACCGTCAATTACCTCACCAAGCGCCCGACACGCGAGCCCTTCACGCAACTGAGCCTGCAAGGCTCCAGTTTGCAGGGCCGCTATGCCGCCATCGACACCAGCCACTCGGCTTTCGACGGAAAGCTTGGCTGGCGGTTCAATGCCGGTTACGAGAAAAACGGCGACTTCGACCATGCCTATGACCTGGAGCGCAAGTTCATCGGCCTGAGCGCGGATCTGCGGATCAGCGACCGGGCCTTGCTGCAACTGAGCGCTGACTACTCGTCAAAGACCAATCTGGCCGATCCGCTGCTGCGCGCCGACCAGAGCGGACGGGCCGATCCGCTGGATCCGTCCAGCTACGTGCTGCCGCCCAGGGTGGATCAGCGTGCTGCCCTGGCACCCTCGTGGTTTCGCCACAAGACCGAAGGACAGAACATCGACGCCAAGTTCGAATACACGCTCAGCCCCCGATGGACCTCGGTCACGCAGGCCAACTTCTCCCGCGTCAAACGCGATGGCGGTTTCAACGACCTGTTCGACATCCAGCTCAACGGCGACATTGGCTATGCGGACTACTATGTCTCCCGGGGCGAAGTGTTCAGCACCTGGTCGCTGCAAAGCTACCTGGCAGGCCAATTCCTCGCGGGAGATATGCTGCACGACGTATTCTTCGGCGCCAGCCACAAGCAGTTCAGGGATCGCAGTCCTTACTGGGATTTCGTGAAAAGCGGCGGTGCCCTGACGCCGGGAGACGTATCGGTGGGGAACATCCTGAACCCGGTACAGCCGCCACGCTGGGATTTCGGCCCGGAGAACGATGTGGAGTTCCACACCACGGTCAAGGAAAGCTCGGTCTTCGCCAGCGATCTGATCACGCTCAATGACCAGTTCCAGGTGCTGCTCGGTGGCCGCTACATCCAGTACCGTGCGCGTCAGCTCTCGGCCGATGCGCTGCCGCAGGATAAGAACGTGTTCGTGCCGACTGGCGCGCTGATCTACCGGCCGGCCGAAAGCGTGATGACCTACCTGAGCTATACGCGCGGCTTCGAGAAAGGCGAGTACGCACCGTTCTATGTCCACAACGCCAACCAGCCGTCGGACGCCATCGCGTCCGAACAGGTGGAAATCGGCCTGAAGGCGGACATCAACGCCTGGTTGAACCTGGGCATCGCGGCCTTCAACATCGAGCGCGATGCCAACTATGTGAATCTGGACAACTACTTCGTCAGTGGAGGGAAGTACCGCCACCGAGGCATCGAAGCGACGGGCACGGCAAAGCTGGACCAGCAATGGACGCTGCTGGGAAATCTGGCCTATCTGGATACCGAACTGCGCGGCGTGACCGATACGAGCGTGCTCGGCAAACGCAGCGAAGGGGTGCCGCGCTGGAAAGGGACGTTGGGGGTGCGCTATGCCTTCGCGGACGTTCCCGGCCTGTCGGTGGACAGCACCCTCAGCTACACCGGCAGCCGCCCGGTGGATGCGCAGAACAGCGGCTTCATTCCAGGCTACACGTTGTGGGATGCCGGCGTCAGCTACGAAACCAGGCTCGGTGGCGTCCCCACCACCTTGCGCCTGCACGGCAAGAACCTGACCAACAAGTACTACTATGCCAGCGCGTTGTACCAAGGCGGTCTGCTGGTGGGGCGCGGGCGTGAGGTGTTCCTGTCGGCCCAGGTGCGTTTCTGA
- a CDS encoding DUF2946 domain-containing protein: MDPAKSGISGRIVAWIACLAILLGSLAPALGLPGHAAHHGSWYELCHDGGLAMVFMADGDCSQSPESHGDHASHHCPLCCGHSAGWALLPASPEIPAAPQQSPCFASLSFVAYTPHVWLGAQPRGPPVHS; this comes from the coding sequence ATGGACCCCGCAAAGTCTGGCATCTCCGGGCGAATCGTTGCCTGGATCGCGTGTCTCGCCATCCTGCTGGGTTCGCTCGCGCCAGCGCTGGGCTTGCCTGGGCATGCTGCGCACCACGGAAGCTGGTACGAGTTGTGTCACGATGGCGGCCTGGCCATGGTGTTTATGGCCGATGGCGATTGTTCGCAGTCACCCGAGTCGCACGGCGACCATGCATCGCACCACTGTCCCTTATGCTGCGGCCACAGCGCGGGCTGGGCCCTGTTGCCCGCCTCGCCCGAGATCCCGGCCGCGCCGCAGCAATCCCCGTGTTTTGCAAGCCTCTCTTTCGTCGCCTACACGCCGCACGTGTGGCTTGGCGCGCAGCCGCGCGGCCCTCCTGTTCATTCCTGA
- a CDS encoding TIGR03757 family integrating conjugative element protein: protein MHHYFSLACTKRLCLVAGVTTALFSVGALQAQTWVIIDQAHPVTGTADRQILLDAATHIEAELSADLPADPARATALVQQRLTHGDVELQRQIGATYQGVADAWSLGITKIPAVIVDQSYVVYGEPDVVRSVALIEAHRRAKP, encoded by the coding sequence ATGCATCACTATTTCTCGCTGGCTTGCACCAAGCGGCTGTGCCTCGTGGCAGGAGTCACCACAGCGCTTTTCTCTGTCGGCGCCTTGCAGGCACAAACCTGGGTCATCATCGATCAGGCCCATCCCGTTACCGGCACTGCGGATCGGCAGATCCTGCTGGACGCTGCCACGCACATCGAAGCGGAACTCTCCGCAGACCTCCCGGCGGATCCAGCACGGGCCACCGCGCTCGTTCAGCAACGCCTGACGCACGGCGATGTTGAGTTGCAGCGCCAGATCGGCGCGACCTATCAGGGCGTCGCCGACGCCTGGAGCCTGGGGATCACCAAGATTCCAGCCGTGATCGTGGATCAAAGCTATGTGGTTTATGGCGAGCCTGATGTCGTCCGATCGGTCGCACTGATCGAGGCGCACCGGAGGGCCAAACCATGA
- a CDS encoding PLP-dependent cysteine synthase family protein, with product MQTAESRPHIKTRVSDLIGGAPLLELPVAPGSGRVLLKLEQFNPTGTAKIRMARQMVDEAEAQGKLKPGGWIVESTSGNTGLGLALIAAERGYRFTAVVDHHSSTDKLRGMQAYGAELIRVGSPDGGLATADRDATAARIAAEHGAYWTQQHNNPGNANGYKGLADELRQVLGNDMHFLFGAVGTGGSLCGTGRALKAHLPDLKVIGVEPEGSVIFGGEGAPYHQSGTGTPAGAEIGVLIDYELIDEGLKVTDSQAFETARYLARHHALLVGGSAGGVIYKALLHARTTPSDCTTIVLVCDGGEKYLNTVFNDEWMQANGLISESVTRELDSLLQSRKLAVS from the coding sequence ATGCAAACCGCTGAGTCCCGTCCTCACATCAAGACCCGTGTTTCTGACCTGATCGGCGGTGCGCCGCTGTTGGAACTGCCGGTGGCGCCCGGCAGCGGCCGCGTCCTGCTCAAGCTTGAGCAATTCAACCCGACCGGTACCGCCAAGATACGCATGGCGCGCCAGATGGTCGATGAGGCCGAGGCACAGGGCAAGCTCAAACCCGGCGGTTGGATCGTGGAATCCACCTCTGGCAACACAGGGCTTGGGTTGGCGTTGATCGCGGCGGAACGCGGATACCGCTTCACCGCCGTGGTCGACCATCACTCCAGCACGGACAAACTGCGTGGCATGCAGGCCTATGGCGCCGAGTTGATTCGGGTCGGCAGCCCCGACGGGGGACTGGCGACTGCGGATCGGGATGCCACTGCCGCACGCATTGCGGCCGAGCATGGCGCTTACTGGACGCAACAGCACAACAATCCGGGCAATGCGAACGGCTACAAGGGTTTGGCCGACGAACTCCGGCAAGTGCTCGGCAACGATATGCATTTTCTATTCGGTGCCGTTGGCACCGGCGGCTCCCTGTGCGGAACGGGCCGAGCGCTCAAGGCGCACCTTCCCGACCTCAAAGTGATCGGCGTCGAACCGGAGGGCTCGGTCATCTTCGGTGGCGAGGGGGCACCCTACCACCAGTCGGGGACCGGAACGCCTGCCGGCGCGGAGATCGGCGTGCTGATCGACTACGAACTGATCGACGAAGGACTCAAAGTCACCGATAGTCAAGCATTCGAGACCGCACGCTACCTGGCTCGCCACCACGCATTGCTGGTCGGCGGTTCTGCTGGCGGGGTTATCTACAAGGCGTTGCTGCACGCGAGAACCACCCCCTCTGATTGCACAACCATCGTACTGGTCTGCGATGGCGGGGAGAAGTACCTGAACACGGTATTCAACGACGAATGGATGCAGGCCAATGGCCTGATCAGTGAAAGTGTGACGCGGGAATTGGACTCGCTATTACAATCCAGGAAACTTGCTGTCTCCTAA